One Verrucomicrobiia bacterium DNA segment encodes these proteins:
- a CDS encoding glycoside hydrolase family 2 TIM barrel-domain containing protein, whose product MKSSKNAVTVLRAEYPRPHFMRSEWHNLNGEWEFAFDDANVGREERWFEGKALPLTITVPFAYQTKLSGIHDKAVHGVVWYARTFAVPADWQCKDVLIHFGAVDYRSTVWVNGQEVGHNQGGHVPFSFDLSPYLQSGDNRLVVRVEDYQDPEQPRGKQSVSGIPGAVDYYCTTGIWQSVWLEPVSVIRIDDIRITPLFKRQAFALQLFLHAPCGRRSIKVTVRDGEQVMGEKTHVTTNATAQVMISIPNAKHWTPETPHLYDIKVTLLEGDEEVDAVWTYAGMRSVHIEDGKVFLNEKPRYLAMVLDQGYWPEGGMTAPSDEAFKADIQLMKDLGFNGCRKHQKIEDPRWLYWCDKMGLMVWGEMANARSWSPRSEELLLAEWERVVRRDYNHPSVISWVPMNESWGVPGLRQNHPGQYAYLERIVSITRRLDQFRPVVDNDGWEHTDITDICAIHDYSTAAELAEKYKNGMDLPDKVGQEHIPLFARTSRYRGQPIIFTEVGGFLMIPQDVPESERDGLYDWYSSISSNDELLQKYETLMEVVSSFTSAAGFCYTQLVDVEHEMNGLTTYDR is encoded by the coding sequence ATGAAGTCATCCAAAAACGCAGTTACCGTTCTCCGTGCCGAATACCCTCGCCCTCATTTCATGAGAAGCGAGTGGCACAACTTAAATGGTGAATGGGAGTTTGCGTTTGACGATGCCAATGTGGGCCGTGAAGAGCGCTGGTTTGAGGGGAAGGCGTTGCCGCTCACCATTACGGTGCCCTTTGCCTACCAAACCAAGCTTTCCGGCATTCACGACAAGGCGGTTCATGGAGTGGTGTGGTATGCCCGTACCTTTGCTGTCCCAGCAGATTGGCAGTGCAAGGACGTGCTGATCCATTTCGGCGCCGTGGATTACCGCTCCACCGTTTGGGTGAATGGGCAGGAAGTGGGTCATAACCAGGGTGGCCATGTGCCATTTTCCTTTGACTTGTCCCCGTACTTGCAAAGCGGGGACAACCGCTTGGTGGTGCGCGTAGAAGACTATCAAGACCCGGAACAGCCCCGGGGCAAGCAGTCGGTAAGTGGGATTCCGGGCGCGGTGGACTATTACTGCACCACGGGCATTTGGCAGTCTGTTTGGCTTGAGCCTGTAAGTGTCATTCGTATCGATGACATACGCATTACCCCGCTCTTTAAGCGCCAGGCCTTTGCCTTGCAGCTCTTTTTACACGCACCGTGCGGCAGGCGCTCCATTAAGGTGACCGTGCGCGATGGGGAACAGGTTATGGGCGAGAAAACCCATGTCACCACCAACGCTACGGCGCAGGTAATGATTAGTATTCCTAACGCCAAGCATTGGACGCCTGAAACGCCGCACCTCTATGACATTAAGGTGACCCTCTTGGAGGGTGATGAAGAAGTTGATGCCGTTTGGACCTACGCCGGCATGCGCAGCGTGCATATTGAAGATGGCAAGGTCTTCCTTAACGAAAAACCACGGTATCTAGCGATGGTGTTGGACCAGGGCTACTGGCCGGAGGGCGGCATGACTGCCCCTTCCGACGAAGCTTTTAAAGCTGATATTCAGCTCATGAAAGACCTGGGTTTCAATGGCTGCCGAAAGCATCAGAAAATCGAGGACCCGCGCTGGCTCTACTGGTGCGATAAGATGGGCCTCATGGTATGGGGTGAGATGGCTAACGCGCGGTCCTGGTCGCCACGAAGCGAAGAGCTCCTCCTTGCCGAGTGGGAACGGGTTGTCCGCCGTGACTATAACCACCCGAGCGTCATTTCTTGGGTTCCCATGAACGAGAGCTGGGGTGTGCCAGGCTTGCGTCAAAATCATCCGGGCCAGTACGCCTACTTGGAGCGGATTGTTTCTATTACCCGCCGTTTGGATCAATTCCGACCCGTGGTGGACAACGATGGTTGGGAGCATACGGATATCACCGATATCTGTGCCATTCACGACTACTCGACTGCAGCAGAACTAGCGGAGAAATATAAGAATGGCATGGACTTGCCGGACAAAGTTGGGCAAGAGCATATTCCACTCTTTGCCCGCACCTCCCGCTATAGGGGCCAGCCGATTATTTTCACCGAGGTGGGTGGCTTCCTCATGATTCCTCAGGATGTCCCAGAAAGTGAGCGCGATGGCCTGTACGATTGGTATTCGTCCATTTCTTCCAACGACGAGCTGTTGCAAAAGTATGAGACGCTCATGGAAGTGGTGAGTAGCTTTACATCTGCGGCCGGTTTTTGCTACACCCAGCTTGTCGATGTAGAGCATGAAATGAATGGCCTCACTACGTACGACCGTC
- a CDS encoding GtrA family protein encodes MPQPSSNSISQSPILRFAGVGALSTAIDMLVFNLLLLLNASVYVAGGIGFFAGFSNGYFFNSRYVFKQGSRERYAKYLLVSLGGLLITEIILHLLHVELGMEENISKLVAVGIVFFWNYGLSKFWVFA; translated from the coding sequence ATGCCTCAACCCTCTTCCAACAGCATTTCCCAGTCACCCATCCTTCGGTTTGCCGGTGTTGGCGCTCTCAGCACCGCCATAGACATGCTGGTCTTCAATCTCCTTCTCCTTCTCAATGCTTCAGTGTACGTAGCTGGGGGGATTGGGTTCTTTGCCGGTTTTAGCAACGGGTACTTTTTTAACAGCCGCTACGTTTTTAAGCAGGGGTCCCGCGAGCGTTACGCCAAGTACCTTCTTGTCTCGCTGGGAGGCTTGCTCATTACGGAAATCATCCTCCACCTTCTCCACGTTGAGTTGGGCATGGAGGAGAACATCTCCAAACTCGTCGCAGTGGGAATTGTTTTCTTCTGGAATTACGGCCTCAGTAAATTCTGGGTTTTTGCCTAG